attgaattataatgaataacttaaaacatttacctatttacaaatgatttttacaatattattcataatataatttatacatttatacaaattataaattgtaatttataataacgataCCAAGTATATAATGGTAATactgcattaaaaattatgcggaatcgtatattatgtaaataaatagttattaaaatgttcatgatACGGGAAATTTGTGGAATAGCTCTCTACCGTATAAGGTACatataaaactgtattattttataaagattgtTACGAAGAGCTTAagaatttattctaatatacaTGGGGTAAATTATAgggaattcaattttattatattaaaatcgttaatttttattttaagaatttacttgtgcacattatttaatgttcgtcaaaataattaatatcgacTACaactaggtataatttatataaaactcatgattatcataaatgttttaatccatagtaattatatagtaaataaaaggattttacagtttttgaaatgatcataaatcataatgtgcttatataagtcataataagatttatcaaaaatgagaattatacatattatacaaaatcccacttgaatttaataatttattagtcaaATAATagccatttttaattatagtaagtCTTCATTGTAAGACTATatgcatatacatttttttcatttaaaatttataatattttacacgatTTTTATCATACGAATTGTTTGATAGCAAAACAGTAGATAAGTTTTAAATCCATCGTGAGACAaaacatataggtacgttctttacaatacattatttatcagGTATATGTTCTTGAATTTTAATGTAgcattaataatagaatagtttaaaaaatggcGAACGTTGTTATTTGTTTCAGCTTTTAGTGTTCTTTTAAAAATGCCAAAGTTCAAGTAGGTAGGCTAAATTGTTTATAGCCACTGTAtcaacagaaaaaataaatcaaaaacaagtCAAACTTTGgctttaactataaatacaaattatttttttagtgtttttctatatttataatatactattttaatctgTAGGTAAACGTGTCattgaaattattagaaaagttATCACTACATTATATCATGATAAACTATTGcaaatcttattataatacttaattttatagcatataactcttttttttgtaaaaatattatgtttatgtttctacaaaaaattattcttcgAATATTAAAGCCAAGAGACATCGATGAAAGTAGGCAATACATTTcttgtgttttttattaatttttaaaaatttttaattaatgttaaccacttctatataaattgttcatatacatttattaaactgACAATTTCGTGtacatgaattataatttttttttatcataaaaacgataataaacaATGACTGTTTGAAAAATTCTAAACGGAATTGGTGCTACAAAAATTGTTTccattgtttaatgttttacaatatCAAACAAAGTTTGAattgtagtttatattatgaaatgggTGTAATTAACTAGAAAGTTTCTAAAACTTAGAACGTCACTTTTGAACTCTCTATAATAGAGCTTAAAGCTATGTGCCATGTGCCAGTACTGTACTCCCGcagttgttaatatttatgttcaatGTTCGAgtgaaattgaaatattagtttaatagtgCGAATTTTTCACAGATAACGAGCCCAGCGTGCACCGAACTCGAAGTGCAAGTTATGAATTGGTTTGGAAAAATTTTAGACTTGCCGAAAGAGTTTTTAAACGAATCTGAAGGACCTGGCGGGGGCATAATTcaggtatttataaacaaaatataattatatctctGTTGTATCTGTATTGAgttaacgaaaaaaatgtGGCTGTTTTTTCGGtcacaataacaacaacaacaataatgataatttgtttGTCTGGTTCACGCAGGGAAGCGCCAGTGAAGCCACGTTTGTGTGTCTGTTGGCTGCCAAAGATCGCACGACAAAGCGGATCAAAGCACTCAACCCGACTATGACCGACGGCGAGATCAAAGCGAAATTAGTTGCTTACACTTCCGGTAAGTTTTTGCAGGAAACTCCACCATATATAAAGCACAATTGataatgatatgataatatcaaaaattattgcgatcgttttctttgtttaataaaacgtGTGTACTCGCCGCGCCTATATATAGATCAGTCCAATTCGAGCGTAGAGAAAGCAGGTCTCCTGGGATCGATGCCGATGAAGATGCTCAAGGCAGACATTAATGGAAGGATGACCGGTGCCATTCTGGCTGAAGCCATAGCCGAAGACGTCGCCAAAGGGCTGATACCGTGTTACGTAGTTGCCACGTTGGGCACCACTGGGACTTGCGCGTTCGATTGTCTGGAGGAGCTGGGCCCCATCTGTAACAAAAACGACATTTGGTTGCACGTCGACGCCGCTTATGCAGGTACACAGGCCGCTGCCGCTTTACCTACGACgactgttgtataatataattatgtatatatatatacgtaaaatgCACAGAGCTTTGAAaacgatatttaatattataatatgcagtttGGGAGTCTCGCTAATATAGAATCGTTGAAACAGGACGATTCATTATGATTAAACTAAATGAGCTTTAGAATGTCTGTGAACCAACAGGTCTTAGATGgataaaactattgaaatacattttttttatcatgacattatatttttagtcttAGCACAACATCGTTGACTTACaaacttacaattttttttaaaaccgatttaaaaaattatttattaatcaatcaaTAATAGTCGATAATGCGGATTAACTAGATGTTCGGATTAGCGAGGCTTggctgtaatataatatgtaaatgtaaatttcaatattgtcTCACTCACGATATTAGAATGCCAAATCAACAGACGTTATTCTTGTCGATTTGGTTGTTGATTTCACCTAAAGGTAAAATTTTGAAGATTTACTTCATTGTcgataggtattaaattttattatattaataatattaataatatgttatatacatttaatacaatattaatgatgttatatatattagtattttaatgccTAATATTATAGACGGAAGTTGGCACATAATAGTAACTATTAGGACTTGAAGCATATCCAAATTGAAAGTAGTAAAAATAGCAACCTGAGGAgtaatgtatgtttataaaattgtcttaAAGTATAGAACATTCAAATATGAAATGCTGTTTtgcatatttgaataaaacttaatgaaaataaattaaattaacatattacgtacgtatttatattatgatattcattatttttgcaaaataaCTGACACTATTTAACTAGTAagatgattaattattaaatattttggagaGGGGAGTGGGCTAAGCCTGCTCTTTAAGACTtccatgatattaatatagcaTATCGacgaaatgttaaatatttcgtattgttcgagaaaaatgtatgttatttaacagtatatcattacctatatcattattaatggcTATAAATTCTGGTGTGTGTGTTGTTCGTTTATCGTCTTCAATAGGTGCCGCATTCGTTTTGCCGGAATACAGATATCTGATGGCGGGAGTACAATACGCGGACTCGTTCGACGTCAACTTGCATAAGTGGCTCTTGGTGAACTTTGACTGTTCGGCCTTGTGGGTGAAGAACGCCACTTATTTGGTGGATGCGTTCAACGTGGACCGGGTATACTTGAAGCACAATTACCAGAGTCAGGATCCCCAAGTACCGGATTACAGAGTAATGACTATaaattttgtacatattaatatatagggaAAAAATGATTAGGTATATCAATTTATCGTGTATGCTATATACCAAAATGTTACGATATATTTTGTGCTATACTTGAGATTCGAAAGTCCGGGGTgcaattactataatactggaagttccttaaaaaaaaaaattcttttagtatttgataaaagataaatttaaaaagacaaTATTTCTTGTAGGTAATATCTCATAGCACTTGTGTTCCTTTAAACCGAATCATATGTAAAGATAAAACTgagtctatattttataacagtgtaaaataaacaagtgcgaataatttattaaaatgctcTTTTTTTCTTgactattattcaataattttaatgatttatcagCTTATAAAGTTAGAAAATCTAAATCATCAACCCGAGACCACTAAGACAACCTCAGATTTGAGTTTCCAGAACACTTTAACCCTTTAACCCTTGCACCCCTTCCTAAATCCGACATTGATtggtaatgaaaaataatagtaactgtactaaaattattactgttaGTAAATAGTGAAAAATACAGACCAAACAAGtttttaacagtttattttaatagtattatttttacattaaaatatactctgTACAATCACCGTCATATTTCTTACCGCGGTCGTATTTATGTTACAGCATTGGCAAATATCGTTGGGCCGGAGATTCAGATCTTTGAAAATGTGGTTTGTGTTGAAATTGTACGGTGTGGAGGGCCTACAGGCACACATTAAAAAACAGATCCAATTGGCGGACATGTTCGGAAAGCTCGTCAACCAGGACCCGAGGTTTGAAGTCATCACTGTAACCATGGGATTGGTTTGCTTCCGATTAAaggtaaatatcataaataatgtgACGTATTATAAGTCCATATCGgttaaatacatgtatttgTATTCCAATTGAGAAGACCGTTAAACATGGAATCGTTTATTTGCCAATCACAATACCCTCCAGTCTATTTAAATGGCAAATTTCACaccaatattgtttattaaataaataaataatatgtaaatttattgtatactagtatacatctatattatttaaatagcctttattagagttaatatttttgaataacaacataataacttaaactGTAAGAGcgctgaaaatttttttttccgtttaaatgtataattttgtcaaaattaaaactttgaatacctatctactatatataataaaaaattgtgccgatgtattattaatatttttagagaaGAACGTTGCactaaattttctatttatttatttttcatttatttattgaaattgtaaattttatgcatttattagttattactatacagTATCTCATAGAAAATGTTCgtgatttaaatgaattttgttaacatttaaacttcaaacaaaaataaaaaaaatgtccgtatacattttcaatatttttaaattttaattggcacagtaataaaataattttgtattaatgttaaaactttATTGACCAACAtgcaattttttcattaaaatgtatatgaaaaaattaaaaaaatttgaaaatttgaaattcttaTAGATAGCTtaccaatattgtattataattagtttattcacatacaaatctaaaaaagataaatatatcaaatttctataaataatataaaattatataaaattatttcatgtctagaaaatattatttatataaatatatttgataaaactgtaagtttttttaccattaaattatttaaccatatcaatataataattaaataataataataaaaaaaaagaacgataaattcaattacgtgaatattttcgttttctcgtaattttcttttagtttGTACAAATTCAAACGTATAattttaggtacatatttcaattttcaaaaccaTAAAACCCTCCAAAGGTAAAGTTTAAagcatatattaattttactgctGCAAAAGGTGATGGCAGGAAAAATAAGCAGATAATTGTAAAACCACATACctagtataaagtatataatataatctgttCCACTCgtaatctaaaattttactgTTACAACACCTTCGCAAAGAATACGTCCACGGTTTGTGATACGTCATTAACCGAGTTTTCGTTCACCTGTAGGGCGATAACGTATGGACGAAAAACCTTTACGAGCGACTCATGGCTAGCGGTCAAATTTACCTGGTCACGGCCACCGTCCGGTCTAAGCTGGTTATACGGTTCGTGGTGTGCAGTCGGCTGACCGAAGAGGTTGACGTACAGTTCGCGTGGAACGAGATTTGCACGCAGGCGGATCACGTGGATAGCGAACGAGACGTGACGCCAGCGAGTATTTCCAACGGTCTGACAGGAACGTGGCCAAAGGAAAAGGAATGCGAACTCACAACGGCCACTGCAATCGTCGTCAAGTCTTTGTCCCAAGGATGagctacctatatagtatatatatatatattatagtaatcgtcttcatgattatataatactctAATTGGTGTCGTTATTATAAGACTATAGGACGCACGAGATTGATcggcttttaaaatatgtacattattattattattatattattatttttattttttgttatttttatttaattgtgtgtGACAATCGTAGTGTTAAAACGAGAAACCCAAAAACCACGCTCCGaccgaaaatataaattcgaaTTTTCGATACTTGATaaactaaatacatataatattccgGGCGTGTTTAAGCGTTTTGTGCTGTTCGTAATTTAGTTTTCGcgaaaagaaacaaaaacatttaaaaatacacaaacacAATACACCGTATCGAGTGATACCATAAAAAATGCTCACGCAAACGCTTTAGTGCGAATTCCGAGACCCCTCTCTATGGAATTGTATGCatactattaaagtaatatgtatttatacgacagtttatttatttgatggcTTTCGAACTTGGTGGTttggttttttgttttcttacaAAATTACACGTCCTTTTAAATTcttagatttttattgttatattatataattttatgatgttCTATTtccataatcaaataaaacacgATTATGCTTTACAGGATTactgtattttcaatattttcatcatcCACAATTTagttgttaaacattttatacactaatcattttataataattattattattgattgtagCGGTTGACTTTGTTTACTTACTAACATGGTTATATAATGTCGTCAGACATTACACAAACATTacgatacatatttataataagttataatcggtaaataataaatatcgaaCAATTATAAGcacaatacctacttaaatcaatatttactgcatattttatcgttgtattattttggttaagtaaaaatattgaaaattgtatcgTTGATTTTAGAAGAATAATTGTTACACCGTACTCGACTGTAatgttgattataatttataatgtgcaGTTAGGACACTGTAGTTCTACGTTTTTAGTATTATGTgcataaagtttattatacagATGAATACTTTGTAAAcgattattaagtaatatattataatattaatacacatcctaaaaatctaataactcaaattgtattgtgtataccTACTCTTGTTTATCGTTTCGCAACTTATTGATTTTGTCTTTCatccaataattttaactttataggTAACTATCGGGTCGGTTACGGCTGAACTTCGACAAGACAAAAACGATTAATTGTTTACGGACATCACTATTGTTCCTAAAATTAATGTGCATTAATTACATGCTGTATTACGAAGCGGGTTAGAACGTccgattgaaaaaataaaagcccttactcatattttaatgaacacataaaaattctatgagctatataattatacgaaaAATCGGTTTTATCCACTGTTGTCTTCTGGCTTGTAGACGACTACACAATATTGGCAttgttaagtaaataattttgtaggtaATCTActactttgaaaaattaaaaaatatgaatttttattgccaactcaaatattattataacatgtaaGACGTAAgcattaaaatgtacctataacctatatcataaaaatagaggttaggtaaaaaataaaaaaaaatagaaaatcgtAGAAAAACAGAACCCTGTAGGAAGATTTTATCAGTGTAGGTTGTAAATAGGTACGTGGCgagttgataattaaaaaaataatgaactcaGATTATTGAAGTGGACAATGTGTtgtatgtgtgcgtgtgtaattcgtaaacatgtttaaaaatgtttcaatgaaaaatataattttagattgtttctcaaaatagtttttttaaataacaatatttttttttttttaattactgagTGGATGAAAAAAGTCAACTATTGTTTTACCGAAGAATaccaagaaaataatatttttatagaaaaaattataacaatggttataatattacgagtgCTTGTttgtagaatataaatatattttataaatgtgcacatcaaaataaacaatgtttatatCGCTGAGAacgaaagtttttatttattgcggCGAaacttcatttatttatacatgtaaaatgttatatggactgattttactattgttttattaggATAGGATACCATTCTTCATAATTGTTGTCTTAGTCTCTTTCAGGCATAAAACGCAGTGAAGTTATACTTcatgataatacaataaaaggtTTTAGACTGATGTGACAGACAcagtatattgatattttgtatacaattgaaAGAGAAAAAcactatttatgtattgattttatgaaattccatttttcagtttaaaacgaatataaaaataatcaaactttaaaataatataaataatgaaaaaaatccaaGTATTTatgactttaaataaaatttaataacgcaAATCATAAAACTTCaagaatgtaatattttagtataataaattcaaattcaggGACCTTACGAATAAAAAACCCAgactctataaatataaacgatagtacttattataatattattatcagttgtatgttttaatgatttgaggtaaataaataattgttaagtaaatatacttttgaatttttagcTCGTTAAAAGTTCAAACTATAAGACTatcttcaatttattttaatataatattatgattttaattataaatttataaatatgataatataaataaatacatggaTAGTGTGATATTAAAATCGATATACCTATGTTTAAgcttttaattacaattaccttttaattctatttaattgaaatatttattttatctataatctatatttaaaatgataaaacaatataaatttagtgaATTAGTAATTTGAGTAAATTTTGGAGCCaccatcaaatataataatataatttactgaataaaaaataaatatgtgattgtaaataatcttaaatcgtgtgtataatataagcaatTTGGCAAAGTTTGGAGGCATCGGTTTGCAAGCTGCCAACCACACATgccgtaaacattttttgatgcGACTTCGTGTCAGAAGGTTTTTCGAGGTAGGTATTTCAGGACTAAATAAATGAACACTTAATTTCGAGTTTAGAAGCATTTGCGTCGCTAAACGCGTTATATTCTaggtaaatcataatattattatcattcaagTCGCGTGACCATTACAACTGTTTACCAATAATTTCTGTCGATGTCGATCGGGTGCTCGATTTAAGAGCTTAGTTATTATGTCGGAGCAATCGTGTCGAGTGTGTGAGCGTTTGTGAAAAAACCGTCGGAGATCGATCTTTAGGATTTGGAGTTTGACATCGTCGATAACGTGAGTTTTCTAGGTTTTCGTGTTGTTCTATTGAAAGCTCCGAGAAAAGAGAACGAAAGTTCAAAACAACGGCGGCGACTCGTTATATTCGTGTTCCAAGTGGTGGGGACGAGATGAAATcgagaaacataaaaatataaatcacagaagtatagtatatacgaaatacataatattatatggtcataacaaaaaataacgcgatataaatatgattaaaatgaatataataacaatggtATGATTCGCGTTGCGGAAACGAGAACTTTAGTTGGTTGATGATACAAAATAAGTGGTGATAACGCGTAGTATTACCACAGCAAtaaagattatataaaaataacgtaaaCTGATTGCGTAAAAATCGAAAACTCCGgagtatgttaaataaatgtcGTTATTAGATTCTCATATTGTAcacgtttgaaaaaaatatttcaagttagTACAATAGTcgtatagaatattttgaaaaaaaaacattacataataggtaactataaaCACTGTCGTCCTATTTACTAATGATCGTTTGTTTACCAGCACTACTGTGGCACTTGGCACGTTAACCAATATTGAActctaaatacaataaaaaaaataaacccttATATAACCTATGACCATCTAAACCCCTAGAGCAATTCCACAAATGCTACAGACGCGTTCCAAATGACCTGACATTATCgaccaaaaataaatcgtaGGTTCATCTGATCTATATATTTCACATTAATTGATCCTACCGCTCGATACCcaataaattgtgttaaacaaataatattataatagaatagtaATCTtcaagatttattataatttgttgattgatattttcaagttttgtATGAcgagaaaacaataaattaatgtccaaaaatattaaatctgatttattttaaatctgttattgtaaaacaatattttagagtTAAATTACTTGAGCtcgttaacataaatatataaatatatgaatactttaagtaataaaatacgtaCTTCCGATTCACCCATCGCGAGTCAATTCGTTGCATTGTATAGTCACCAATACGTCGCGTGCGTTATACtcgtatagtatttattaatgtaatcttataaataatttaactgtatggtataaacttaaacatttCGATGAAataggataaaatattatttatgtaaaaacttttcttttttttaaaatttttattaaattagcatattgtatttaataaattagttttaagccATGATAGGCACTTATccataattttcttataagcTAATATAAGGGGAGGAAATAAAaaaccttatataatataatcgattTCTATcgtcatttaattatatatatcataatattctcAAAGATACTGCGACGTACtgttaaaatgtcaataaaaaataaaatacagacaATGCGGGGGCCGTAGTCTTTTTGACACATTTGGCTGCGCCACTGCTACAATgacattatcataaaatagtttgttatcgatctttataaaaaaattagttggaTTCCCAAACTACGCCGTATTTGTTCCTCAGCCATTGCATTTACgttcaattaaaaaagtatacgtattataatataatatatcaatattttgacatgaaaaataaaatacaataaagaatatgtaaaattaatataaaaaaatcatgtataatttatcttttttggAGACCTGTAGATTGAATTTGTTGCCAAATAGTttgaaacaaatgaaaaaatactcttttaattatgtagtataaaaaCCTAACTATTGAACCTCGTTATTATACAGACAAGCGACAATCACCGAGTtcataattcaaaacaatgatataataataatataattataatacgcaaTAAATTAATGCGCTACAACAAATTTGGACAGTGTTGAGTTTAAGTTGTATATGATGAATTGACGCGTGATAAATTAATTCGAGATGAATAGAAGCGACCGCCTGTTCAGTCCATTGGCGCAAAAACGGCTGCATGCAAACACATGATGACGGTTCCACTTCTGCCTTGAACCTTAGTTTATTTGTATCTTCCAATTCCAACAATCGCCATCAATCAGAAAACGTAAAATAGAATTTCCACATTTCAGGTCATTTGTTGCACACTTGCAccatatatataatgcaagTCAAGGGATGGATAACTGTGCAACTACGATTTTTTCGGTGCGTTCTTTAATGCGTGCATTATGTCACTTCAACTACCAACTGGTATTTTAAAGAAagctatagtttatttttttatgatttaacacTAAAACCATTTGATGTCAATTAATTACAACCATTAAGCGTACAGAGATAAGTAGAGCAAAATTATATAGcctcatattaaaaaaacaaatgaacgGAGAAAAAGTGTACAAATGTCACCAGTTTGTGTAATTGTGTTGCACATTGATCCGTAGCTATAGTTTAAAACGTCTATAATACTCTATAGCAGAGGATcctaaactttttttgtacGACCCATTTtgggaattttttaaaatttggcgactatcaatatcaataaatgacctatttttttagtgaatcAGTTgcttacaacaaaaaatataaatttatttttaatataaaaatacagcgTGACccaccaaaaatataatcgtgACCCACAGTTTGGGAACCTCTGctctataggtacataatatgacaTGACATACAGACTATACAGTTCaatatatgtattgatttctatttttaaataattatttgaattttttactttaatttaactatacaaattactatacaaactatacatattttttaaaaaaaatatatatttaaaatttcaaaaacttgcaaaaaaaaaaaaatagatttgctAAAAACATGGGTACCTATTCAATAATTTCTAGAAACTTGTACTAAATAAGAACATTTAGGACAACTAGAGACGATGAAGTAATTCAAAtacatcttttaaaatttatttaatagggaaacacaacattttcttttatttctaatacatatataaatcatgAACATTTTCTAGTttcaacaaacaaaaaaagaaaaactgaGTTTTTATGAGAAATTGAAAAGTCATAATTATGgccttttattgtttttttaaataatagtataatgaatacaattacTAGTTGGAGTTTTAAATGGAGATTGTGAACATATATCTTAAATAAGA
The DNA window shown above is from Aphis gossypii isolate Hap1 chromosome 2, ASM2018417v2, whole genome shotgun sequence and carries:
- the LOC114119006 gene encoding aromatic-L-amino-acid decarboxylase-like, with amino-acid sequence MDSESFRECGKTVIDYLADYMDNIRDRPVLSTVKPGYLYEMVPSEAPVKGEHWKTVIADFEKVIMPGVTHWNSPQFHAFFPTGNSYPSIIGDMLSNGIGCIGFSWITSPACTELEVQVMNWFGKILDLPKEFLNESEGPGGGIIQGSASEATFVCLLAAKDRTTKRIKALNPTMTDGEIKAKLVAYTSDQSNSSVEKAGLLGSMPMKMLKADINGRMTGAILAEAIAEDVAKGLIPCYVVATLGTTGTCAFDCLEELGPICNKNDIWLHVDAAYAGAAFVLPEYRYLMAGVQYADSFDVNLHKWLLVNFDCSALWVKNATYLVDAFNVDRVYLKHNYQSQDPQVPDYRHWQISLGRRFRSLKMWFVLKLYGVEGLQAHIKKQIQLADMFGKLVNQDPRFEVITVTMGLVCFRLKGDNVWTKNLYERLMASGQIYLVTATVRSKLVIRFVVCSRLTEEVDVQFAWNEICTQADHVDSERDVTPASISNGLTGTWPKEKECELTTATAIVVKSLSQG